From Pirellulales bacterium, one genomic window encodes:
- a CDS encoding Gldg family protein → MNANVISAIFRRNFFSYFSSPTGYVFICVYVLLSSFAAFWPNEFFNTNLANLDQLNKYLPYILLVFIPAITMSIWADERRQGTDELLLTIPAHDFDVVIGKYLAAVAIFSVALVFSLFCNFVVLSWLGAPDVGLFFATYAGYWFVGLAMLSIGMVASFLTGNLTVGFVLGALFNAPLAFAASADVILPPPVALAVKGWSLESQFRDFGRGVISLSSVAFFLLIVAAMLYLSILLISRRHWQGGKDGASLGTHYLVRAVSLLLAAMGLVLISQRFDHRLDISSEQLSSLSPQTRKLVGELDAKHPVRIDAYISPNVPESYVETRLNLISALREFEALDRSKIILAIHDTEPLSENADRAEQQYGIGGRKVLSRSRGAITEDEIYLGLACTSGLNKVVIPFVNRGIPVEYELARSICTVSQQKRKRLGVLITDAKMFGGFDQQTFRPSPEEPLIEELKKQYDVVQVSAEAPINEQYDVLLAVQPSSLSQEQMNNFIDVVRRGQPTAIFEDPFPLLAHGVPATSAEKQPQGGMMGMQQRPTPKGNIQPLWDLLGVDFSANQIVWQDYNPFKKFLEFPLEFVFVDTGLDASRVFQQNDSISSGLQMLLFVFPGYLQKLNASPLAFEELIKTGTKTGIVAYDQILMPAFFGSGGGLNPQRRWVGTGHEYTVAARIHGKLPSGAAEPAAKDAEGKDKPADTAPEINVVLVADIDPLYRDFFELRAQGSDPDREFNLNADNVTFVLNTLDALAHDDRFIDIRKRRPQHRVLTKIENQMDSARDASIEKRKKFNEDFDQAIAKEQQKLSDKVDELKKAGGDTKSMLQQIAMAQAAGQAELERKTNDMRKTRDKEIKKIDTDLATQVRAVQDKYKLWAVILPPIPPLLVGLGVYFSRRAKEREGVARSRLRV, encoded by the coding sequence ATGAATGCTAACGTCATCAGTGCGATTTTCCGACGCAACTTCTTCAGCTATTTTTCCAGCCCGACGGGCTACGTCTTTATCTGCGTGTACGTGCTGCTGAGCTCGTTCGCGGCGTTCTGGCCGAACGAGTTCTTCAACACGAACCTGGCGAATCTCGACCAGTTGAACAAATACCTGCCGTACATTCTGCTGGTATTCATTCCCGCCATCACGATGAGCATCTGGGCCGACGAGCGGCGGCAGGGGACCGACGAGCTGCTGCTGACGATTCCGGCCCACGACTTCGACGTGGTGATTGGCAAGTACCTGGCCGCGGTGGCGATTTTCAGCGTGGCGCTGGTGTTCTCTTTGTTCTGCAACTTTGTCGTGCTCAGCTGGCTCGGCGCGCCCGACGTGGGCTTGTTTTTCGCAACCTATGCGGGCTACTGGTTCGTGGGGCTGGCCATGCTCTCGATCGGCATGGTGGCCAGCTTTCTGACCGGCAACCTGACGGTGGGGTTCGTGCTGGGGGCCTTGTTCAACGCTCCTTTGGCGTTTGCCGCTTCGGCCGACGTGATCCTGCCGCCGCCGGTGGCCCTGGCCGTGAAGGGTTGGAGCCTGGAAAGCCAGTTCCGTGACTTCGGCCGGGGCGTGATCAGCCTGTCGAGCGTGGCATTTTTCCTGCTGATCGTGGCGGCCATGTTGTATCTCAGCATACTGCTGATCAGTCGTCGCCATTGGCAGGGGGGCAAGGATGGCGCATCGTTGGGCACGCACTACCTGGTGCGCGCCGTATCGCTTTTGCTGGCCGCCATGGGACTGGTTCTGATCAGTCAGCGATTTGACCATCGTTTGGACATCAGCAGCGAGCAGCTCAGCAGCCTTTCGCCGCAAACCCGCAAACTGGTCGGCGAACTCGACGCCAAGCATCCGGTCCGCATCGACGCCTACATCAGCCCCAACGTGCCTGAATCGTATGTCGAGACCCGACTGAATTTGATCTCGGCCTTGCGCGAGTTCGAGGCGCTCGACCGCAGCAAGATCATTCTGGCGATTCACGATACAGAGCCCCTCAGCGAGAATGCCGACCGTGCCGAGCAGCAATACGGCATCGGCGGACGCAAGGTACTTTCCCGCTCGCGCGGTGCCATTACCGAGGACGAAATCTACCTGGGCCTGGCCTGTACGTCGGGCTTGAACAAAGTGGTCATTCCGTTCGTGAATCGCGGCATTCCAGTCGAGTACGAGTTGGCCCGCTCAATTTGCACCGTCAGCCAGCAAAAGCGCAAGCGGCTGGGCGTGTTGATCACAGATGCCAAAATGTTCGGCGGGTTCGATCAGCAGACGTTTCGCCCCTCGCCCGAAGAGCCATTGATCGAAGAGTTGAAAAAGCAGTACGACGTTGTGCAGGTCAGCGCCGAAGCACCGATCAACGAACAGTACGACGTGCTCTTAGCCGTGCAGCCATCCTCGCTGTCGCAAGAGCAGATGAATAACTTTATCGACGTGGTGCGTCGCGGACAGCCGACCGCCATCTTCGAGGACCCCTTCCCGCTGTTGGCCCACGGAGTGCCGGCCACCAGTGCCGAAAAGCAGCCGCAAGGGGGCATGATGGGCATGCAGCAACGTCCCACGCCCAAGGGAAACATCCAACCGTTGTGGGATTTGCTGGGCGTCGACTTTTCGGCCAACCAGATCGTGTGGCAGGATTACAACCCCTTCAAGAAGTTCCTGGAATTTCCCCTGGAGTTCGTCTTCGTCGACACCGGGTTGGATGCTTCCCGAGTGTTTCAGCAAAACGACTCGATCAGCTCGGGCCTGCAAATGCTGTTGTTCGTCTTCCCGGGCTACCTGCAAAAGCTGAATGCTTCGCCGTTGGCCTTCGAGGAACTGATCAAAACCGGCACCAAAACCGGTATCGTGGCCTACGACCAGATCCTCATGCCGGCGTTCTTCGGTTCCGGGGGCGGGTTGAATCCCCAGCGCCGCTGGGTCGGTACCGGGCACGAGTACACGGTGGCCGCGCGCATTCACGGCAAGCTCCCCAGCGGTGCGGCCGAGCCCGCCGCCAAAGACGCCGAAGGCAAGGACAAGCCGGCCGACACGGCGCCCGAAATCAATGTGGTGCTGGTCGCCGACATCGATCCCTTGTACCGCGACTTTTTCGAGCTCCGGGCCCAAGGTTCGGACCCCGATCGCGAGTTCAATCTCAATGCCGATAACGTCACCTTCGTGCTCAACACGTTGGACGCGTTGGCTCATGACGATCGCTTCATCGACATTCGCAAGCGTCGTCCGCAGCATCGCGTGCTGACGAAGATCGAGAATCAGATGGATTCGGCCCGCGATGCCAGCATCGAGAAGCGCAAGAAGTTTAACGAGGACTTCGATCAAGCCATCGCCAAGGAGCAGCAAAAACTCAGCGATAAGGTCGACGAGCTGAAGAAGGCCGGCGGCGATACCAAGTCGATGCTGCAGCAGATCGCCATGGCCCAGGCCGCCGGGCAGGCTGAACTGGAGAGAAAAACCAACGACATGCGCAAAACGCGCGACAAAGAGATCAAGAAAATCGATACCGACCTGGCCACCCAAGTGCGCGCGGTGCAGGACAAGTACAAGCTGTGGGCCGTGATCCTGCCGCCGATTCCGCCTTTGTTGGTCGGCCTGGGAGTTTATTTCAGCCGTCGGGCAAAAGAACGCGAAGGCGTGGCCCGCTCGCGGCTGCGAGTGTAA
- the nadB gene encoding L-aspartate oxidase, which translates to MLDPTPRYLVPFHPKRVPHHFTDLLIVGGGLAGLRAALAVDPTQSVLVITKDSLLQSSSSYAQGGIAGVLDPEDRFENHVADTLRAGGDLCDADVVEMVVREAPARIRELITWGAKFDEESGSLALGREGGHSHFRIVHALGDATGREVMRAVIERVKSLPNLETWQNTCTLDLLTCDGTCRGALVWNESHGKTLVWAKQTILCTGGAGQLYRETTNPEVATGDGHALAYRAGAELRDMEFMQFHPTVLYIAGSSRNLITEAMRGEGALLVDRNGVRFMPEYDDRAELAPRDVVSRAIVTQMERTRHPNVYLDLSHLDPQRVRKRFPGIAAVCAEFGIDITRDKIPVRPGAHYMIGGVTVDEVGRTTVPGLWAAGEVTSSGLHGANRLASNSLLEGLVYGAHAGEGASRAAQAIADDFRALPLANAAVPELAEPLDLTDIRNSLKSLMWRDVGVRRDRASLAEAAEMIDRWCGYVLKRQFSSPSGWQLQNMLCVARLMAQAALAREESRGVHLRTDFPLTDNEHWHRHISFRRE; encoded by the coding sequence ATGCTCGACCCTACCCCGCGCTACCTGGTGCCGTTTCATCCGAAGCGGGTGCCGCATCATTTCACGGACTTGCTGATCGTGGGCGGCGGATTGGCGGGACTACGCGCGGCGCTGGCAGTCGATCCTACCCAGAGCGTGCTGGTGATCACCAAGGACAGTTTGCTGCAATCCAGTAGCAGTTACGCCCAAGGGGGCATCGCCGGCGTCTTGGATCCGGAAGATCGCTTCGAGAATCATGTCGCCGACACGTTGCGCGCTGGGGGCGATCTGTGCGATGCCGACGTCGTCGAGATGGTCGTCCGCGAAGCCCCCGCGCGGATTCGCGAGCTCATCACCTGGGGCGCCAAGTTCGACGAAGAATCTGGCTCGCTGGCCCTGGGGCGCGAAGGGGGACATAGTCATTTTCGTATCGTCCACGCCCTGGGAGACGCCACGGGACGCGAGGTGATGCGGGCCGTTATCGAACGCGTGAAAAGCCTTCCGAACCTGGAGACCTGGCAAAACACCTGCACGCTCGATCTGCTCACCTGCGACGGAACCTGTCGTGGCGCGCTGGTCTGGAATGAGTCGCACGGCAAGACCCTGGTGTGGGCCAAGCAAACGATCTTGTGTACCGGTGGCGCCGGGCAACTCTATCGCGAGACCACGAATCCCGAAGTCGCCACCGGCGATGGCCATGCCCTGGCGTATCGCGCGGGGGCCGAGCTGCGTGATATGGAGTTCATGCAATTCCATCCGACGGTGCTCTATATCGCCGGCAGCAGCCGCAATTTGATCACCGAAGCCATGCGCGGCGAGGGAGCCTTGCTGGTCGACCGTAACGGCGTGCGGTTCATGCCCGAGTACGACGACCGCGCCGAATTAGCGCCGCGCGATGTCGTCAGCCGCGCCATCGTGACGCAGATGGAACGCACGCGGCACCCCAATGTCTATCTCGACCTGTCGCATTTGGACCCGCAGCGGGTACGCAAGCGATTTCCAGGCATTGCGGCGGTATGCGCCGAGTTCGGGATCGACATCACGCGCGACAAAATCCCGGTCCGCCCGGGTGCCCACTATATGATTGGCGGTGTGACGGTCGACGAGGTGGGCCGCACTACGGTGCCGGGCTTGTGGGCCGCCGGCGAGGTGACCTCCAGCGGTCTGCACGGTGCCAATCGGCTGGCCTCGAACAGCTTGCTCGAAGGGCTGGTATACGGCGCGCACGCGGGCGAGGGTGCATCGCGGGCCGCTCAGGCCATTGCCGATGACTTCCGTGCTCTGCCGCTGGCCAACGCCGCCGTGCCCGAGTTGGCCGAACCGCTGGATCTGACCGATATCCGCAACTCGTTGAAAAGTCTTATGTGGCGCGACGTGGGGGTCCGCCGCGACCGGGCTAGCCTGGCCGAAGCGGCCGAGATGATCGATCGCTGGTGCGGCTACGTCCTCAAGCGGCAGTTTTCGTCCCCCTCGGGCTGGCAATTACAAAACATGCTCTGCGTTGCGCGGCTGATGGCCCAGGCGGCGCTGGCTCGCGAAGAGAGTCGCGGCGTCCATTTGCGCACGGATTTTCCCCTCACCGACAACGAGCACTGGCACCGTCACATCTCCTTCCGTCGCGAATAA
- a CDS encoding ABC transporter ATP-binding protein produces the protein MSGSPANGQSGPAMIEAIGLSKYYGDFAAIRDVSFQVRQGEVVAFLGPNGAGKSTTMKVLTGYLAPSAGTAKIAGHNMATDRLAGAARLGYLPENGPLYPDMTPRTLLEFFADARGMGGSRKRERIEAVIDQCALGAVIGKAIGKLSKGYRQRVGMAQVLLHEPDVLVLDEPTAGLDPNQIREVRDTIRRLGENKTILLSTHILQEVDAMASRVLFINEGRLKYDGTPSELTRDGKSLDEHFHELTASEA, from the coding sequence ATGAGTGGATCGCCCGCGAACGGACAGTCCGGTCCGGCTATGATCGAGGCCATCGGCCTGTCCAAGTACTACGGCGATTTTGCGGCCATTCGTGATGTGAGCTTCCAGGTTCGCCAGGGAGAAGTGGTGGCCTTTCTAGGCCCCAACGGCGCCGGAAAAAGCACCACCATGAAGGTCCTGACCGGCTACCTCGCTCCGTCGGCGGGCACGGCCAAGATCGCCGGCCATAACATGGCCACAGATCGTCTGGCTGGCGCCGCACGGTTGGGCTATCTGCCCGAAAACGGCCCGCTCTATCCCGATATGACCCCCCGCACGTTGCTGGAATTCTTCGCCGATGCGCGGGGCATGGGTGGCAGCCGCAAGCGCGAGAGGATCGAGGCCGTCATCGATCAATGTGCCCTAGGGGCCGTGATCGGCAAAGCCATCGGCAAGTTGTCGAAGGGGTATCGGCAGCGCGTCGGTATGGCCCAGGTATTACTGCATGAGCCCGACGTGCTGGTTCTCGACGAGCCCACGGCCGGACTCGATCCGAATCAGATCCGTGAAGTCCGCGACACGATTCGCCGCTTGGGAGAGAACAAGACGATCCTGCTGTCGACGCACATCTTGCAGGAAGTCGACGCGATGGCCAGCCGCGTGTTGTTTATCAACGAAGGCCGGCTAAAGTACGACGGCACGCCGTCGGAATTGACCCGGGACGGTAAGAGTCTCGACGAGCACTTCCATGAGTTGACCGCGAGCGAGGCCTGA